The stretch of DNA CGGCTGCCTCTTCCAGCACGTCGACGATCTGCTTGAGCTTGAGGACCTCTATGGCGTCGTACTTGCCATTGAAGAGGTGCGCCAGCAGCTTGCGGTGAATCTGGTCCGCCTGGTTCTCCAGGCGGTTGATCTCGATCCAGTACTCGGTGAGGTTGTCCATCGTCCGCAGACTCGGCATGGCCTCCGCGGTCAGCTCGGCCGCCCGGTTCAGCACCTCGATCTGCTGGTCGACGCCCTTGGGCAGCTCCTCCACCTGGTAGAGGACGACCAGGTCGACGGCCTCCTCCATGAAGTCCATGATGTCGTCGAGGGACGACGCGAGGGTGTAGATGTCCTCGCGGTCGAACGGCGTGATGAAGGATGAGTTGAGCTGGTGGAAGATCGCGTGAGTGGCGTCGTCTCCCGCGTGCTCCGCGGCCCGCATCCGCTCTGCGATCTCGGCTCGGGCGGAGGTGTCCGCCCCGAGCAGTTCCATCAGGAGCTTCGAGCCCGTGACGATGTTGTCCGCGGAGGCGGCGAACATGTCGTAGAAGCTCGTCTCCCTGGGGGTCAGACGAAAGCGCACGTGGGGTCCTCGGGGTGCTCTGGATTCGGTCAGGCTGATGCTAGGCGCATCATCCGGCCACGGCTAACCGGCGTTCCCCCAGTGTCGCCCATCAGGCACAGTGAACAGCACAGGGCCTGTTCGCCGCCTGTTCGGCCTCCGTATACGGGTGGGGAATTGGGTAACCTATACCCAGGAGGGGTATAGGGGTGGGCCTGTGGGGGCCGAGGACCCATACCCATGGACGGGGCCGGTTATGGCTCATGCGGACAGATACCCGCATCCGTGACCACATCAAGTGCCCACATCGAGTGCCCGCATCAAGCGCCCGCCGCCGGTGCTTGCATCCAGTGCCAGACCCCGACACCCGGATCCCCATACCTGGAGGACGCGATGACGACCACAGAGAACGGCGCGGAGACGCCGAAGGCGCCCTCCGCCGCAGCGGACAACACGGCCACCACCGACAGCCCGCAGGCCCTGGCCGCGACCACCCCCTCCTCCACGGAGACCGTCGTCACCGACCACGACAGAGGTATCCACGGCTACCACCATCAGAAGGGCGAGCACCTCAAGCGGCTGCGCCGCATCGAGGGCCAGGTGCGCGGACTCCAGCGCATGGTGGAGGAGGACGTCTACTGCGTGGACATACTCACGCAGGTCTCCGCGAGCACCAAGGCCCTCCAGTCCTTCGCGCTCCAGCTCCTTGAGGAACACCTGCGCCACTGCGTCGCGGACGCCGCGCTGAAGGGCGGCGACGAGATCGACGCGAAGGTCGAGGAAGCCACGAAGGCGATCGGCCGCCTGCTCAGGACCTGAGCGCGCGAGGTTGGCGCGGACGGTTTGGGCGGACTGTTTGGGCGGACTGTTTGGGCGGACTGTTTGG from Streptomyces tsukubensis encodes:
- a CDS encoding DUF47 domain-containing protein — translated: MRFRLTPRETSFYDMFAASADNIVTGSKLLMELLGADTSARAEIAERMRAAEHAGDDATHAIFHQLNSSFITPFDREDIYTLASSLDDIMDFMEEAVDLVVLYQVEELPKGVDQQIEVLNRAAELTAEAMPSLRTMDNLTEYWIEINRLENQADQIHRKLLAHLFNGKYDAIEVLKLKQIVDVLEEAADAFEHVANTVETIAVKES
- a CDS encoding metal-sensitive transcriptional regulator, translated to MTTTENGAETPKAPSAAADNTATTDSPQALAATTPSSTETVVTDHDRGIHGYHHQKGEHLKRLRRIEGQVRGLQRMVEEDVYCVDILTQVSASTKALQSFALQLLEEHLRHCVADAALKGGDEIDAKVEEATKAIGRLLRT